Proteins encoded in a region of the Halosimplex halophilum genome:
- a CDS encoding DUF7384 family protein produces MTEPSPARVVADADVLAADLLVGGDAREALDAVRSHSWMALVASDPLLADAEAVVADLADPDLAADWRERVEGLREPVEHPAGDHPALASALHGGAMHVLSFDGDLQSAAAGAAIRGRVEASVRSPRAFAAVFDPESLYEAVEGGDYPGPDRDPRA; encoded by the coding sequence GTGACCGAGCCGAGCCCCGCCCGCGTCGTCGCGGACGCGGACGTGCTCGCGGCGGACCTCCTCGTTGGCGGCGACGCCCGCGAGGCGCTCGACGCCGTCCGATCGCACTCCTGGATGGCGCTCGTCGCGAGCGACCCGCTGCTGGCCGACGCCGAGGCGGTGGTCGCCGACCTCGCGGACCCGGACCTGGCCGCGGACTGGCGCGAACGGGTCGAGGGGCTCCGGGAGCCGGTCGAGCACCCGGCGGGCGACCACCCCGCGCTGGCGTCGGCGCTGCACGGCGGCGCGATGCACGTCCTCAGCTTCGACGGGGACCTGCAGTCGGCGGCCGCGGGCGCGGCGATCCGCGGCCGTGTCGAGGCGAGCGTCAGGTCACCGCGGGCGTTCGCGGCCGTCTTCGACCCCGAATCGCTGTACGAGGCCGTCGAGGGCGGCGACTACCCCGGTCCCGACCGGGACCCGCGGGCATGA
- a CDS encoding guanosine monophosphate reductase yields the protein MDDLRTGLSYGDVLLVPQRSPVDSRSDVDLSTQLTPDIELDTPLLSAPMDTVTGPEAAVALGRAGGFGTIHRFLGVDEQAAAVEQVVDAGQPVGAAVGIAEDAVARTAALVDAGVDCVMVDVAHGHLERCLDTVERLRAEFPDTDLVVGNVATPEGVRDLAAAGADCVKVGIGPGSHCTTRRVAGAGVPQLTAVDDCADAADDLGIPIVADGGIRSSGDAVKALMAGADTVMMGSLFAGTEETPPEIVEVDGERYKKSRGMATTAAAEERTDKEDAAAEVDADEGVEGFTEYKGPLADVAEEFCAGIRSGLSYCGGHTIPEARERAEFIRVEQAAKEREGAHGDHDWETVVVDD from the coding sequence ATGGACGACCTCCGAACCGGGCTCTCGTACGGCGACGTACTGCTGGTCCCCCAGCGGTCGCCGGTCGACAGCCGGAGCGACGTTGACCTCTCGACGCAGCTGACGCCCGACATCGAACTCGACACGCCCCTCCTGTCGGCCCCGATGGACACCGTGACGGGCCCCGAGGCGGCCGTGGCGCTCGGTCGAGCCGGCGGGTTCGGCACGATCCACCGCTTCCTCGGCGTCGACGAGCAGGCCGCGGCCGTCGAACAGGTCGTCGACGCGGGTCAGCCGGTCGGCGCCGCCGTCGGCATCGCCGAGGACGCCGTCGCGCGGACTGCGGCGCTCGTCGACGCCGGCGTCGACTGCGTGATGGTCGACGTGGCCCACGGCCACCTGGAGCGGTGTCTCGACACCGTTGAACGCCTCCGCGCGGAGTTCCCGGACACCGATCTCGTCGTCGGCAACGTCGCCACGCCCGAGGGCGTCCGCGACCTGGCGGCCGCCGGCGCCGACTGCGTGAAGGTCGGCATCGGCCCCGGCTCCCACTGTACGACCCGCCGCGTCGCCGGCGCGGGCGTCCCACAGCTCACCGCCGTCGACGACTGCGCCGACGCCGCGGACGACCTGGGAATCCCCATCGTCGCCGACGGCGGCATCCGCTCGTCGGGCGACGCGGTCAAGGCGCTGATGGCCGGCGCCGACACGGTGATGATGGGCAGCCTCTTCGCCGGCACCGAGGAGACGCCGCCCGAGATCGTCGAGGTCGACGGCGAGCGCTACAAGAAGTCCCGGGGCATGGCGACGACCGCCGCCGCCGAGGAGCGCACGGACAAGGAGGACGCCGCCGCCGAGGTCGACGCCGACGAGGGCGTCGAGGGGTTCACCGAGTACAAGGGCCCGCTGGCCGACGTGGCCGAGGAGTTCTGCGCCGGCATCCGCTCGGGACTGTCCTACTGCGGCGGCCACACCATCCCCGAGGCCCGCGAGCGCGCCGAGTTCATCCGCGTCGAGCAGGCCGCCAAGGAGCGGGAGGGCGCCCACGGCGACCACGACTGGGAGACCGTCGTCGTCGACGACTGA
- a CDS encoding bifunctional N(6)-L-threonylcarbamoyladenine synthase/serine/threonine protein kinase, with translation MAPTSAESDEIRRVLGIEGTAWAASAAVYEVEADDVTIESDPYQPDSGGIHPREAAEHMSEAVPSVVETMLDEARTRAAEDDARDADDPPIDAVAFSRGPGLGPCLRIVGTAARAVAQRFDVPLVGVNHMVAHLEVGRHYSGFEAPVCLNASGANAHVLAYRNGRYRVLGETMDTGVGNALDKFTRHVGWSHPGGPKVESHAREGEYVDLPYVVKGMDFSFSGIMSAAKEAYDDGTPVEDVCRGLEETIFAMLTEVSERALSLTGRDELVLGGGVGQNDRLQGMLRAMCEQRGAELHVPEDRFLRDNAGMIAVLGAEMAAAGDTLAVEESGIDSDFRPDEVAVTWRADDPEPAPAAATRVDAGEVAEQQGAEATVSIEGDRVVKRRVPRSYRHPALDERLRRERTRVEARLTSEARRCGVPTPLVLDVDTAESTIVFQRVGDRDLDAGLTAERARAVGRHLATVHDAGFVHGDPTTRNVRVGASDGASGDAAGGPGDGDDATGGDRVFLVDFGLGYHTGHEEDHAMDLHVFAQSLAGTADDADRLQAAAEDAYRATSERGETVLDRLRAIEGRGRYQ, from the coding sequence ATGGCCCCGACCTCCGCGGAGTCCGACGAGATCCGGCGCGTCCTCGGCATCGAGGGGACCGCCTGGGCGGCCAGCGCCGCCGTCTACGAGGTCGAGGCCGACGACGTGACCATCGAGAGCGACCCGTACCAGCCCGACAGCGGCGGGATCCACCCCCGGGAGGCCGCCGAGCACATGAGCGAAGCGGTCCCGAGCGTCGTCGAGACGATGCTCGACGAGGCCCGGACGCGAGCGGCCGAGGACGACGCCCGCGACGCCGACGACCCGCCCATCGACGCGGTCGCGTTCTCCCGTGGTCCCGGCCTGGGCCCCTGCCTGCGGATCGTCGGGACCGCGGCCCGCGCGGTCGCCCAGCGGTTCGACGTGCCGCTCGTGGGGGTGAACCACATGGTCGCCCACCTGGAGGTCGGCCGCCACTACTCGGGTTTCGAGGCGCCGGTCTGTCTGAACGCCAGCGGTGCGAACGCGCACGTGCTGGCCTACCGCAACGGCCGCTACCGCGTGCTCGGCGAGACGATGGACACCGGGGTCGGCAACGCCCTGGACAAGTTCACCCGACACGTCGGCTGGTCCCACCCCGGCGGGCCGAAGGTCGAGAGCCACGCCAGAGAGGGCGAGTACGTCGACCTGCCCTACGTCGTCAAGGGGATGGACTTCTCGTTCTCGGGGATCATGAGCGCGGCGAAGGAGGCGTACGACGACGGGACCCCGGTCGAGGACGTGTGCCGCGGGCTGGAGGAGACGATATTCGCGATGCTGACGGAGGTCAGCGAACGGGCGCTGTCGCTGACCGGCCGCGACGAGCTCGTCCTCGGGGGCGGCGTCGGGCAGAACGACCGCCTCCAGGGGATGCTCCGGGCGATGTGCGAGCAACGCGGCGCCGAGCTGCACGTCCCGGAGGACCGCTTCCTGCGGGACAACGCGGGGATGATCGCGGTGCTGGGCGCGGAGATGGCCGCCGCGGGCGACACGCTCGCCGTCGAGGAATCGGGCATCGACTCGGACTTCCGGCCCGACGAGGTGGCCGTGACCTGGCGAGCCGACGACCCCGAACCGGCGCCGGCGGCCGCGACCCGGGTCGACGCGGGCGAGGTCGCCGAACAGCAGGGCGCGGAGGCGACCGTCTCGATCGAGGGCGACCGCGTCGTCAAGCGGCGGGTGCCGCGTTCCTATCGCCACCCGGCGCTCGACGAGCGATTGCGCCGCGAGCGGACGCGCGTCGAGGCGCGGCTGACCAGCGAGGCGCGCCGCTGCGGCGTCCCGACCCCGCTCGTGCTCGACGTGGACACCGCCGAGTCGACCATCGTCTTCCAGCGCGTCGGCGACCGCGACCTCGACGCGGGGCTGACCGCCGAGCGCGCGCGGGCGGTGGGCCGTCACCTCGCGACGGTCCACGACGCCGGGTTCGTCCACGGCGACCCGACGACCCGGAACGTCCGCGTCGGGGCGAGCGACGGGGCGAGCGGCGACGCCGCCGGGGGTCCCGGCGACGGGGACGACGCCACGGGCGGCGACCGCGTGTTCCTCGTCGACTTCGGGCTGGGGTATCACACCGGCCACGAGGAGGACCACGCCATGGACCTGCACGTGTTCGCCCAGAGTCTGGCGGGGACGGCCGACGACGCCGACCGGCTGCAGGCCGCCGCCGAGGACGCCTACCGCGCGACCAGCGAGCGGGGCGAGACCGTCCTCGACCGCCTCCGGGCGATCGAGGGCCGGGGCCGCTACCAGTGA
- a CDS encoding DUF5808 domain-containing protein, with the protein MVDKPTSGSLFGIPYNFEQPSLKRMLSTYWQPGEGMLVEKPFGVGYTLNLASWRSWVVLAVAGALWWQGNQSAREAEFDDEDEEPVEVVVED; encoded by the coding sequence ATGGTCGACAAGCCCACTTCGGGGTCGCTGTTCGGCATTCCGTACAACTTCGAGCAGCCGAGTCTCAAGCGGATGCTCTCGACGTACTGGCAGCCCGGCGAGGGCATGCTCGTCGAGAAACCGTTCGGCGTCGGCTACACGCTCAACCTCGCCTCCTGGCGCTCGTGGGTCGTCCTCGCCGTCGCCGGCGCCCTCTGGTGGCAGGGCAACCAGAGCGCCAGGGAGGCCGAGTTCGACGACGAGGACGAGGAGCCCGTGGAAGTCGTCGTCGAGGACTGA
- a CDS encoding non-canonical purine NTP pyrophosphatase yields the protein MTVTFVTTNPGKVNEAREYLAEPVEQLDFDTPEIQSADLGAIAAHKARAAYEYAGEPVFVDDAGLFVDAFDGFPGPYSSYVHDTVGVERVWRLASEEADRAASFRGVVAYCDGADFAATPEPVDRDDRRGQDLSADERAAATTDEQVRTDDGDDGDLPVKLFYGVVPGEIVEPRGSGGFGYDPIFEYDDRTFAEMDPDEKNAVSHRGRALAKFADWLAERDTPE from the coding sequence ATGACCGTCACCTTCGTCACGACCAATCCCGGGAAGGTCAACGAGGCCCGCGAGTACCTCGCGGAGCCGGTCGAACAGCTCGACTTCGACACGCCGGAGATCCAGAGCGCCGACCTCGGCGCCATCGCGGCCCACAAGGCCCGTGCGGCCTACGAGTACGCCGGCGAGCCGGTGTTCGTCGACGACGCCGGCCTCTTCGTCGACGCGTTCGACGGCTTCCCCGGCCCCTACTCCTCGTACGTCCACGACACCGTCGGCGTCGAGCGCGTCTGGCGGCTCGCCAGCGAGGAAGCGGACCGCGCCGCCAGCTTCCGCGGGGTCGTCGCCTACTGCGACGGCGCGGACTTCGCGGCGACGCCGGAACCGGTCGACCGCGACGACCGGCGGGGCCAGGACCTGTCGGCCGACGAGCGCGCGGCGGCGACGACGGACGAGCAGGTCCGCACCGACGACGGCGACGACGGCGACCTGCCGGTGAAGCTCTTCTACGGCGTGGTCCCGGGCGAGATCGTCGAACCGCGCGGGTCGGGCGGGTTCGGCTACGACCCCATCTTCGAGTACGACGACCGCACGTTCGCCGAGATGGACCCCGACGAGAAGAACGCCGTCTCCCACCGCGGGCGCGCCCTGGCGAAGTTCGCCGACTGGCTCGCCGAGCGGGACACGCCCGAGTGA
- a CDS encoding universal stress protein: MDRPLVVYDDENRELLEEAGEIAAGVDAELIILSLMTADEFREAREALDVVAQEEHTAYDDSVVIDAAKKQAREAARELFDDEVDYRIVGARIGDSESEADRILEVADDNSVDHVFITGQKRSPTGKAVFGDRVQSIILNFDGPVTSLLA; the protein is encoded by the coding sequence ATGGACCGACCGCTTGTGGTCTACGACGACGAGAACAGGGAACTGCTCGAGGAAGCGGGGGAGATCGCCGCGGGCGTCGACGCCGAGCTGATCATCCTCTCGCTGATGACGGCCGACGAGTTCAGGGAGGCCCGCGAGGCGCTCGACGTGGTCGCCCAGGAGGAACACACCGCCTACGACGACAGCGTCGTCATCGACGCCGCGAAGAAACAGGCCCGCGAGGCGGCCAGGGAGCTGTTCGACGACGAGGTCGACTACCGCATCGTCGGGGCCCGGATCGGCGACAGCGAGAGCGAGGCCGACCGCATCCTCGAGGTCGCCGACGACAACAGCGTCGACCACGTGTTCATCACCGGCCAGAAGCGCTCGCCGACGGGCAAGGCCGTCTTCGGCGACCGCGTCCAGTCGATCATCCTCAACTTCGACGGGCCGGTGACGAGCCTGCTCGCCTAG
- a CDS encoding redox-regulated ATPase YchF has protein sequence MLSIALAGKPNAGKSTFYKAATMADVDVGNYPFTTIDANRGVTHVRTDCPCLDRDERCGDENCHDGKRFVPVELLDVAGLVPGAHEGRGLGNQFLDELSNADAILHVVDASGGTDEEGEPVEVGEHDPVEDLQFIEEEMDLWLASIVDRNWEGVERASRSPDFDIDEELTELLTGVGATELDVARTLRDLDYPDDPIQWTDEHREELAAEIRERTKPIVVVANKADVAPPENLQALKERNEATIPATADGELALRKAAEAGVVDYDPGDADFEIVGDVSDQQAQGLEQIREVMAEHGGTGVQQALDTAVYDVLNRITAYPVQDETHWTDGQGNTLPDAFLLGEGSTPKDLAYAVHSDIGDGYLHAVDARKNMRISDEEELDEGDVIKIVSTAN, from the coding sequence ATGCTCTCTATCGCGCTTGCCGGCAAGCCCAACGCCGGCAAGTCGACCTTCTACAAGGCGGCGACGATGGCCGACGTGGACGTGGGCAACTACCCGTTCACGACCATCGACGCCAACCGCGGCGTCACCCACGTCCGCACGGACTGCCCCTGTCTCGACCGCGACGAGCGCTGCGGCGACGAGAACTGCCACGACGGCAAGCGGTTCGTCCCCGTCGAGCTGCTGGACGTGGCCGGGCTCGTCCCCGGCGCCCACGAGGGCCGCGGCCTGGGCAACCAGTTCCTCGACGAACTGTCGAACGCCGACGCCATCCTCCACGTCGTCGACGCTTCTGGAGGTACGGACGAGGAGGGCGAGCCCGTCGAGGTGGGCGAACACGACCCCGTCGAGGACCTGCAGTTCATCGAGGAGGAGATGGACCTGTGGCTGGCGAGCATCGTCGACCGCAACTGGGAGGGCGTCGAGCGGGCCTCGCGCTCGCCCGACTTCGACATCGACGAGGAGCTGACCGAGCTGCTGACCGGCGTCGGCGCGACCGAACTCGACGTGGCGCGCACCCTGCGGGACCTCGACTACCCCGACGACCCGATCCAGTGGACCGACGAACACCGCGAGGAACTCGCCGCCGAGATCCGCGAGCGGACCAAACCCATCGTCGTCGTCGCGAACAAGGCCGACGTGGCGCCGCCCGAGAACCTCCAGGCGCTCAAGGAGCGCAACGAGGCGACCATCCCCGCCACTGCCGACGGCGAACTGGCCCTCCGGAAGGCCGCCGAGGCCGGCGTCGTCGACTACGACCCCGGCGACGCCGATTTCGAGATCGTCGGCGACGTGAGCGACCAGCAGGCCCAGGGGCTCGAACAGATCCGCGAGGTGATGGCCGAGCACGGCGGCACCGGCGTCCAGCAGGCGCTCGACACCGCCGTATACGACGTGCTGAACCGGATCACGGCCTACCCCGTCCAGGACGAGACTCACTGGACCGACGGCCAGGGCAACACCCTCCCCGACGCCTTCCTGCTCGGCGAGGGCTCGACGCCGAAGGACCTTGCCTACGCCGTCCACTCCGACATCGGCGACGGCTACCTCCACGCCGTCGACGCGCGGAAGAACATGCGCATCAGCGACGAGGAAGAACTCGACGAGGGCGACGTGATCAAGATCGTCTCGACGGCGAACTGA
- a CDS encoding beta-alanine-activating enzyme beta-propeller domain-containing protein, producing the protein MDDTQPWRRRTLLRRAGTGALALATLGAAGTGAASTVPDSDAADDRSDPDSGPASDPSRPAAALDRQSTVSAGPGRWPQFQADPANSGYTETLGPAEASTAWTFDTGTPGQATAADPGTATAGDEPPDDPTDNVVSSPAVVDGTVYVGSNDGHLYAVDAVSGEQEWRYGTGSDPESREEVMSSPAVVDGTVYVGSHDARLHAVDAASGEREWVFDADGTVFASPTYRDGVLYVGSQAGTVYAVDTAGEEVWSASVADRVDSTAAVVDGRVYVGRWNEDRTGSVVALDAESGDEVREYDARGRVACSPTVTGGVVYFGDYAGVVYAIDTGTAELVWGRQLGGPVLASPVVVDGTIYAGSFGETLWAMDASNGDIEWSYATDGQILSSPAVTGDTVYVGSEDQHLHAVDRETGQGRFSVETGEAVLSSPAVTAGAVFVGSSDSFVYAVGTPGGGESVSATPPGGTDGTDGSSATPDTGRSGDAAETTSGDGAGFGALGALAGLGLGAWRRVRTAGATGDGAAGVDDGPDGE; encoded by the coding sequence ATGGACGACACCCAGCCCTGGCGGCGACGGACCCTCCTCCGGCGCGCCGGGACCGGCGCGCTGGCCCTGGCGACGCTCGGGGCCGCCGGCACCGGCGCCGCATCGACAGTCCCCGACAGCGACGCGGCCGACGACCGGTCGGACCCCGACAGCGGTCCGGCGAGCGACCCGTCGAGGCCGGCCGCCGCGCTCGACCGGCAGTCGACCGTCTCGGCGGGACCGGGCCGCTGGCCGCAGTTCCAGGCCGACCCGGCCAACAGCGGGTACACCGAGACGCTCGGGCCGGCCGAGGCGTCGACCGCCTGGACGTTCGACACCGGCACCCCGGGGCAGGCGACCGCGGCCGATCCGGGCACGGCCACGGCGGGCGACGAGCCGCCCGACGACCCGACCGACAACGTCGTCTCCTCGCCGGCGGTCGTCGACGGCACCGTCTACGTCGGGAGCAACGACGGCCACCTCTACGCGGTCGACGCCGTCTCCGGCGAGCAGGAGTGGCGCTACGGGACCGGGTCGGATCCGGAGTCCAGGGAGGAGGTGATGTCCTCGCCGGCGGTCGTCGACGGCACCGTCTACGTCGGGAGCCACGACGCCCGCCTCCACGCGGTCGACGCCGCGAGCGGCGAGCGGGAGTGGGTCTTCGACGCCGACGGGACCGTCTTCGCCTCGCCCACCTACCGCGACGGCGTCCTCTACGTCGGCAGCCAGGCGGGGACCGTGTACGCGGTCGACACCGCGGGCGAAGAGGTCTGGAGCGCGTCGGTCGCCGACCGCGTCGACTCGACGGCGGCGGTCGTCGACGGGAGGGTGTACGTCGGCCGCTGGAACGAGGACCGCACCGGCAGCGTCGTCGCGCTCGACGCCGAGAGCGGCGACGAGGTCCGGGAGTACGACGCCCGCGGCCGGGTCGCCTGCTCGCCGACCGTGACCGGCGGGGTCGTCTACTTCGGCGACTACGCGGGCGTCGTCTACGCCATCGACACGGGCACGGCGGAACTCGTCTGGGGGCGCCAGCTGGGCGGGCCGGTGCTCGCCTCGCCAGTCGTCGTCGACGGCACCATCTACGCCGGGAGCTTCGGCGAGACGCTGTGGGCCATGGACGCGAGCAACGGCGACATCGAGTGGTCGTACGCGACCGACGGCCAGATCCTCAGTTCCCCGGCGGTCACCGGCGACACCGTCTACGTCGGGAGCGAGGACCAGCACCTCCACGCGGTCGACCGCGAGACCGGTCAGGGGCGGTTCAGCGTCGAGACGGGCGAGGCCGTGCTGTCCTCGCCCGCGGTCACCGCGGGCGCGGTCTTCGTCGGCAGCAGCGACAGTTTCGTCTACGCCGTCGGGACCCCCGGCGGCGGCGAGTCCGTGAGCGCGACGCCGCCCGGCGGGACGGACGGGACCGACGGGTCGTCGGCCACCCCCGACACGGGCAGGTCGGGCGACGCCGCGGAGACCACCTCCGGCGACGGGGCGGGCTTCGGCGCGCTCGGCGCCCTCGCCGGCCTCGGTCTCGGCGCCTGGAGGCGGGTGCGGACCGCCGGGGCCACCGGCGACGGCGCGGCGGGCGTCGACGACGGCCCCGACGGCGAGTGA
- a CDS encoding polymer-forming cytoskeletal protein translates to MPIRSDPLDELAIPDGTTVEEHDLVTDGDVIVGGQSTVEFGVRGDDVMAGERVTFEGHIEAAGDCRLDMWSEVEEDVLVGGDAYLGERTRVGGELKVAGNVDIGDDVDIEESFEASGHIVIRNPMPTVVFLVVYLSQLLRIGEEEAAEDLASQLVDAEDDEDQPVVIPRGARVSDDAWRVSTPATVGDGCRLHGNVRAESLDVGEDNTIFGSLRARGDVVVGADTEIKGDVTTRGGDVFVAKGATVWGDISAEDVELHEHAVVEGKIRVSGELTQVRDALGPAPADDEEAPAGDETNDEEAATDDGADERTDADADDDPPEPDDGTDADGADEDTDTVDDAEPGDDEAGSGDEAGTDSDEDPPAVESREAVEAELDGVVPMMGGDADHSENGHDEDAEIAPDAD, encoded by the coding sequence GTGCCGATCCGCTCGGACCCGCTCGACGAACTCGCGATCCCCGACGGGACCACGGTCGAGGAGCACGACCTGGTGACCGACGGGGACGTGATCGTCGGCGGGCAGAGCACCGTCGAGTTCGGCGTCCGCGGCGACGACGTGATGGCGGGCGAGCGGGTCACCTTCGAGGGCCACATCGAGGCCGCGGGCGACTGCCGGCTGGACATGTGGAGCGAGGTCGAGGAGGACGTGCTCGTCGGCGGCGACGCCTACCTCGGCGAGCGGACCCGGGTCGGCGGCGAGCTCAAGGTCGCCGGCAACGTCGACATCGGCGACGACGTGGACATCGAGGAGAGCTTCGAGGCCAGCGGCCACATCGTCATCCGCAACCCGATGCCGACGGTGGTCTTCCTCGTCGTCTACCTCTCGCAGCTGCTGCGCATCGGCGAGGAGGAGGCCGCCGAGGACCTCGCCTCCCAGCTCGTCGACGCCGAGGACGACGAGGACCAGCCGGTCGTCATCCCGCGCGGCGCGCGGGTCAGCGACGACGCCTGGCGCGTCTCGACGCCGGCCACCGTCGGCGACGGCTGCCGGCTCCACGGCAACGTCCGCGCCGAGTCGCTCGACGTGGGCGAGGACAACACGATCTTCGGCAGCCTCCGCGCCCGCGGCGACGTGGTCGTCGGCGCCGACACCGAGATCAAGGGCGACGTGACCACCCGCGGCGGCGACGTGTTCGTCGCGAAGGGCGCGACCGTCTGGGGCGACATCTCCGCCGAGGACGTGGAGCTCCACGAACACGCCGTCGTCGAGGGGAAGATCCGCGTCAGCGGCGAACTCACGCAGGTCCGCGACGCGCTCGGGCCGGCGCCCGCCGACGACGAGGAAGCCCCGGCCGGCGACGAGACCAACGACGAGGAAGCGGCGACCGACGACGGAGCGGACGAACGGACCGACGCCGACGCGGACGACGACCCGCCGGAGCCCGACGACGGTACCGACGCCGACGGGGCCGACGAGGACACGGACACCGTCGACGACGCCGAACCTGGCGACGACGAAGCCGGTTCCGGCGACGAAGCCGGGACCGACTCGGACGAGGACCCGCCGGCGGTCGAGAGTCGCGAGGCCGTCGAGGCGGAACTGGACGGCGTCGTCCCGATGATGGGCGGCGACGCGGACCACAGCGAGAACGGCCACGACGAGGACGCCGAGATCGCTCCCGACGCGGACTGA
- a CDS encoding UbiA family prenyltransferase: MGEATHAGGETPAVRALLSQVHPVFMLPPLAASLFGGVFAGAVDPAAAAAHVAALFFAVYTAHVKDGYVDFHVRDEDDSHPLSAPACRRALAGSTAGFLAALAAVWALGGPGAAALTAPTWALGYFHAPQLDTNTVGATMGYPTGIALALLGGFQVQAGRLTPAVVGLAGVFLLFLSGIKVIDDAQDYDYDRSIDKRTVAVVLGERGAHRAAYALMATGMVAVVALALGLRAVPPSAGAAALVFGAVALVARRAEPELATMLLIRGSYLFLAALVAAVWFRPLG; encoded by the coding sequence ATGGGGGAGGCCACGCACGCCGGCGGGGAAACTCCGGCCGTTCGAGCGCTGCTCTCGCAGGTGCACCCGGTGTTCATGCTGCCGCCGCTGGCGGCGTCGCTGTTCGGCGGCGTCTTCGCCGGCGCCGTCGACCCCGCGGCGGCCGCCGCGCACGTCGCGGCCCTGTTCTTCGCGGTCTACACCGCCCACGTCAAGGACGGGTACGTGGACTTCCACGTCCGCGACGAGGACGACAGCCACCCGCTCTCGGCGCCGGCCTGCCGGCGCGCGCTCGCCGGGTCGACCGCGGGGTTCCTGGCGGCGCTCGCGGCCGTCTGGGCGCTCGGCGGGCCCGGCGCGGCCGCGCTAACGGCGCCGACGTGGGCGCTGGGCTACTTCCACGCCCCGCAGCTGGACACCAACACCGTCGGCGCCACGATGGGGTATCCGACCGGGATCGCGCTCGCGCTCCTCGGCGGCTTCCAGGTCCAGGCGGGCCGGCTCACGCCCGCGGTCGTCGGGCTCGCCGGCGTCTTCCTGCTCTTCCTCTCGGGGATCAAGGTGATCGACGACGCCCAGGACTACGACTACGACCGATCGATCGACAAGCGGACGGTCGCGGTCGTGCTGGGCGAGCGGGGCGCCCACCGGGCCGCCTACGCGCTCATGGCGACCGGGATGGTCGCGGTCGTCGCGCTCGCGCTCGGGCTGCGGGCCGTCCCGCCCAGCGCGGGCGCCGCGGCGCTCGTCTTCGGGGCGGTCGCACTCGTCGCCCGTCGCGCCGAGCCGGAACTGGCGACGATGCTGCTCATCCGCGGGTCGTACCTGTTCCTCGCGGCGCTGGTCGCCGCGGTGTGGTTCCGGCCGCTGGGCTGA
- a CDS encoding DUF5800 family protein, producing the protein MTVLSFDEQGVDVVYEGHDFRLEKSLIEDATQKSYPEVTDHEVLKLVESDPALSGEPRRIADIVD; encoded by the coding sequence ATGACCGTACTTTCGTTCGACGAGCAGGGGGTCGACGTGGTGTACGAGGGCCACGACTTCCGCCTGGAGAAGTCGCTCATCGAGGACGCGACCCAGAAGTCCTACCCGGAGGTCACGGACCACGAGGTGCTGAAGCTCGTCGAGAGCGACCCCGCGCTGTCGGGCGAGCCCCGCCGGATCGCCGACATCGTCGACTGA
- a CDS encoding DUF7124 domain-containing protein produces the protein MSIAAEGDRSGEMTLAFELAAIREFGDPEAVFADAREWSRYVGVVANDTDAVAEFVAERDVQQDFDLGDRDIWLVMEGIREDSDAPRHVFVGTTPEDRRIADATGWEFRRPAEVADAAGWSLAGSDSGSGSSDPGLLARLWARLSG, from the coding sequence ATGAGCATCGCGGCCGAGGGCGACCGGAGCGGCGAGATGACCCTCGCGTTCGAACTGGCGGCGATCCGCGAGTTCGGGGACCCCGAGGCGGTCTTCGCGGACGCCCGCGAGTGGAGCCGCTACGTCGGCGTCGTCGCCAACGACACCGATGCGGTCGCCGAATTCGTCGCCGAGCGCGACGTACAGCAGGACTTCGACCTCGGGGACCGGGACATCTGGCTCGTCATGGAGGGCATCCGCGAGGACAGCGACGCGCCGCGGCACGTCTTCGTCGGCACGACGCCCGAAGACCGCCGGATCGCCGACGCGACCGGCTGGGAGTTCCGCCGGCCCGCCGAGGTGGCCGACGCCGCCGGCTGGTCGCTCGCCGGGTCCGACAGCGGTTCCGGCTCGTCGGATCCGGGCCTGCTCGCACGTCTCTGGGCCCGTCTCTCCGGGTGA